The genomic segment cgcctcggccccggCGTCCGCTCAGATTATTCGACGGTTGGCCCAACAGAATGCACGGATTCGGGAGGCGTGGGAAGCTGAGCGCAAGTATATGGAGGCGAACCGCGAgcgcgtcgaggaagtcTACAAGGAGGAGCGTATGATCATGGAAGACGAGCGTCTCGCGtgggaggccgagaagacggctTTGTTGGAGCAGATCAGCCGTCTCAAAGAACAGGTCACGGTGATCGACGCTGACAAAATCCGGCTGCAAGGCGCGCTGCAGCGAGTCGAGCTAGAGAAAGCGGGCAaagtcgccggcgtcacTGTTGCAATTCCAGGAACAGCAACGCgaagtggtggtggtggggcCGATGGCCCCACCGAACTCTACTTTCCAGGATTCTCCTCGCAACCCAATGACGCGCGGTTCGGCTTCTCGAACGGGACTACAGAGCGGAGGCCAACTACTGGCTCTGCCTCAGCCTCTGTCTCGCCGGCCCAGATCCCATCTCGTTTTATTAGCCCTGTCAGCTCCCGCATTTCTCCTTCGAGACAGCCAGAGACTTCGCCCTTCATCCCACTCAACCCCAACATGCAGCCTACCACCGcagacgccgtcgacttcCTCAGCTCCCCAAAGGACGAGGAACCCGTTCCTATCGTCGACATCCAGATCATCAACCCTAAGCTTGAAGGCGTTCCGCTCAAGGCCCCGGCCATCCATAAGAGCACATTCACCGACTCCGGCATGACTCCCCCGGAAAACTCAaagtcctcgtccaggaacGCCTCCCCAACTGGAGACTCTGCTAGGTCGAGACGTAGCCCGACCCAGGAACACaccctcgaggtcctcgccgcccctgAGCCTGACCGGCTCGTCATGCATGCCGGACACACTCCCAGCCATTCTCTCTCCGTCCTGGGAACCGCCCCCGGTACAGAGGTCGCgaccgtcgccgacggcaccggtGGCTCCACGCCGACGCTGGCGCCGACCGACATGAGCTCGAACCCGGCGACCCTGTATGATGTCAGGGCTAGGGTCGATTCGTCCGATCTCCAAGATGACGATTTCGGCGGCCCCGACGAGCCACAGCCCACGTTGGAGGCGACCGACGACGCAGCGCTCAGGGGCCCTCTGATGGTTCGCAACATCCCTGCACATGACGAAATCTTCTTCAAGCGCCTGTCCGAAAAGCTTCAAGATGTCAGTAGCGGCGCGGATGCCGTCCCAACTTGCATGAAGACACCGAGCGAAGACGGCGTggccgaggacaaggagaaccCTCTCGTGGCCAAACTGGACGCAGACGCGGCCAGTGACAGAGGCTCTACTACCGACAGAGATGATGCGTCCGAATCTCAGAGAAAGGCCGAAGAGATCGACGTGCCCCTGAAGCTTAGGAAGACAACCAACTTTGGTGCTCCTCTGGGCTCCATGTTCTAAGGCGACAAATTACCAGTATAATTCTTCTTCCGCGAAGCTAGTTCTCCTCTCACCAACGCGGCAGACGACAAACCCGCATAGATGTTTCATAATCTCGGATTCCATTCTGCACATACGATCCCCGTCCACTGCACAAACCTGCGGACATTCGACACTCACTTGGCTTTGGTACTCGCTATAGACCAGTCCTACGCCTTTTTTCCTATGTACATTTCCACGCGATGGGCTCCctgttctttttttcttttcttttttcgaTTCAACGGCATAGACAGGATGGATGGCTGGGCGGAAATGGAGCTCCCATCACTCTGCGGAGCAGTATCGCTCGATTTTTCTCAGGAACGTACTTCACGGTGTTTACACAAAAATGCACAATACCCCCCGGAGGATAGAAACTCCTTCTCACGAATTGGCTTGGTTGTTTTCAATGGATACGGAGGTCGACAGAGGCGCATTCACCTGGACCCGGATGGCGGGTATGAAAAGGCAAAGACTGGCGCGAaaggcgtcgatgatggaggcAGAGGGCGTTGAGATGACCCTTTGGCCGAGGTATCTTTAAATTGACAtggcagcagctgcaggcgGCCGGTGCTTGGTCTCTGGGAGTTGATTGCAAAAGAGCAATGCACTAGACATAGTCAAGCAAATAAACATTGCTAGCGCGGTTCTCGTGGCCGTCTTATGTCAAGCAAGAGATTATCCTATCCGTCTGCTGGTGCATTCCGTGAGACTGGCCAGATAGACGATCGACTTCACACGCTGACTGACGCACGTTGATTTCCGACAGAGTTCTTCCGTCCGTCAACGTGAACAGGCTTCTTATGTTTGAAATCGTAAAATACCAAAAATTGGCGTCGATTCAAGATATGCAACATGCAAATGCaaccttccctccctcccagTTCTCCGCCCAAACCCAAAAAATGCAGCTGCGCCTCTCGAATGACGATGACAAAAAGGTCGGGAGGGGGGAACTGACTTGGCGGTTCCATCCCCTGACCAAGACCAAAGGTAAAGAAAGACATGCCCGTCTCTGGGCCATCGGCTTCCCACCGGGGTTTCCTGATCGAGCGCTTTCCTCCTCTTGTGTCTCGAAACCCTTTttctcggcggcatcacccCCATGACTTTGACGTCCTGCCCCCCAGCCATTCTCTTTTGCACGTCTCGAATCCGGGGGATGGCGGGAGTCCACATAGAGGATACGGATCTGGATCCGTACGTGCCGCGTCCCGAGTACATATATATATCTCTCACACATCCTCCCTCACGAAACCGCCTTTTCCTCGaatccatcatcatcctcctaCCGACTCGAGAAAGGGGTTTCTCGGTGTTTCCCACGCTCCGCGGGGACCGGCAGCCGTCGGCAAGCCCGCAGACCATCTCCCTTCACACCCTCGCGATCAGGTCGTCCAGCAGCTCAGTGGTCTCGGCCGGGCTCGCGATCCAGGCCGTGGTGCCCACAGAACGCGCCTTGAAGTCGTTGCTTCCGGCGCTGAGGAACTGGTCTCCGATGTGCAGCGTGTTCTCGCCGGCGATGGGCTGCTCGGCGCGGCCCGCCTTGGCGGCGAACCACCGCTGGCAGACGGTCACGCCCCACGACTTGtcgccgatgtcgacgaagaCGTCGCGGCCGCCGTTAAAGGCGCAGAAGGGTACCCGCGGGCGGGGTCCGGCGGTGGTCGGAGAGTCCCCGCCGCCTGGCGCCCGCGCGGCGGACCCCAGCGCCGAGAGCTCGAGAATTTTCTGCACGACCAGGACCGTCTCCTCGAGCGACTCGCGGGGGATGCGGATGGAGGGGTCCGTCGGtatgatgccgacggcgcggTCCTTTCGGAGCAGCGTGGCGGGCAGGTTGAGTGTCTTGACGCAgtcgagcagggcggcctcggcgacgtcgaggagcgcCGTGATGTCGGACTCGGACCAAGCTGCCATCTCGGGCGTGAGCCACTGCTCGAGCGGCACAGGGGACAGGAGGTGCGGGGACTGCGGGGCATATTCAAAGAGGTAgttggcctcgccgcccatgatgacgatggaTTCCTTCTGGGTCGGCGTCAGGTCTGTGGAGGccgcgatggcgtcgaggaggccgtggaGGCGGGCGTAGTAGCGGTCCGCTGTCGTGTAGCCTGCCGCGGTGACGATGCCAATTTTGATGTCTTTGCGGAGGAGGTCTGGCAAGGAAGTTTTGTTAgtagagggggggggggggggggggagggtaAAGAAGGGTTGCGAGTAAGGGTAGTAGGAGGCGACGATTACGCACCCAACAGACGCGGGATCAGCGGACTCGAGGGCTCCAGGCTTTCGCCATCGTCGTAGAGGGTGACGTCTCCGTCAAAGGTGGCGAGCTGGAGCGGGGAGTCGGGGGTGGCGGTGACGGCCATGATCtgggcggcgttgaggatgagGCGGACGTCGTTGAAGGACGGCGAGACGTAGCGGCGTGATGAGATGAGGCGGCGCGTATCCATGTGGTTGaaggcggcctcgaggggcAGACGGGTGAAGAAGGGCCCTGCGCTGGGGACGAGCATCTTGAGCTTGGAGGGGAGGTTGTTTGCCTCGGCTTGGCGGGTGACTGTGTCTTTTGTGAGCaaggcgcgcgcgcgcgcgtgtgtgtgtgaagaTGATGGGAGAAAAGATTGAGAGAAAAGATTGAGGATGAGGGTGAGCGTCAAAAGACTTACAGTGGTCGTCAATCATGTGCTCGACATCGCGGAAGATCTCGGCATAGCGACGGTGGGATTCCTCGGCCATGTGGGCGATGCTCGTCGCTCTCGTGTCGAAAACCCCGGTGGGTTGGGAGTAGAGAACGAAGgggacggcgagaaggccctTGATCCATTCTGCAAAGGGGCGTGAGTGAGTGGGAAATgaatgagagtgagagtgagagtgagaatgGAAACGGAAGTGGGAACGGCGGTCGATGGTGCTGTGAGAGAATCATGGCAGCGACCAAGTCTTTCGACATCGTCTACTATGAAACCGTATGGGCTTATGTGCTTATGGTGCCGATTCCAAGCCCCATGGCGCTCGTCGAGTGTGCCTGCTGACAAGATGAAGTGATGATGGTATTGTCGTACCTATGAACTGGTCCCGTCTGTGGGTCTTGAGAGCGTCTGAACAGGTGTTAGCTGTCCGGTTCATCTCATTCGCTCAACTAGTGGCATGTTTGATTACACTCTACTCTGTatctcgtcgtcatcttgtGCTAGAACGGAGGTTGGTCGTGAAGACGAAGGTGAGGGAGTCGAAGGATGAGCGGGAGAGGGGTAGTTAGTTGGTCAACCGGCCGGTTCACTAGGCGAATAGGTGCGTTCTCGTGAGGCCCGGACGAAGTCCTATAAGTAGGAGTGTCGTGATGGTATTTGGAGGGTTCGGGGTTCGAATCAATTAGATGAGAGACGTGAAGAAGGTATGCAGTCAGAGTTGGCAGGGTGAGTAACGAGAAGGAAGACGGATGAAATGTGATGTTGGATTCATTCCAACCGCCCTGGAGACCAAGTGGATCACTGGGTCCCGCTGTCGTGTGGCAGCTGGCGGTCCAGATTCGGtgttcgacgacgccggtCCCCCCGCAACGATAGGCGCCTGGGGCCCAGGCGGGCAGCGGAATGCACCAGTGCCAGGGGTGCACTGCAGCGCTAGCCATCTACCGGAGGCCGCCGCTACCCGGCTGCAGGGTCGTCCCAATCGGCTGGAGGCACCCGCTTTCGACCTCTTTGCTACCTTGTGACCTCTGCGTCGTCCGCGTCGACTTTCTCTTCACAAGCATCGTGGGCTTCTTGTGAAGTTGCTGATATGAGGTGAGTCAACCATGCCATATGGACTAGAGGTGTTGCATCTGTTCTTCGGCTTGGTCATAGCCCAATCCATTTTACCTAGTCTCGGAAACAGACTTACTTTCTATGTTCCCCTTACTGTATTGTGCTCGCATCGTAGATAACACGAGTGCCCCGTGGCTGTCTGGACACTTAACCACCTCAATATTGTATTGAAGCTAAACTGGATGAGACGGAGCTTCTTAATGTGCATCAATGGTTGGGTAATAATTATCACTTATGAGTTAGCCACTGGAACATCTAGGTCATTGGCTTACGTCAAGACTAGAAGTTTACCCATGACACAGACTCACTTGATCCCTTGACGTTATGAACTAACTAAATCCAATGAGCACCCTGACAGCATCAAAATATTAGAGTcgtctctgtctctgcctGGGGTTAGTTACAGTTGACATACAGGTCTTTATTGGGGAGAGTtcggtggtggaggagcgGGGAAGCGTAGGCCGGAGCCTATTTTTAGGCTAATATTTTGGTTGCTTGTCAATCACTTGAGTCGGATCGATAGCTCAGTGGTAGAGCGAGAGATTGCAGTTCAATGCAGTTATCTCTAGGCCCCGCGTTCGAACCGCGGTCGGTCCTCGAACTTTTGCAAGTCATTTCCACCATGCCTTCTTCATTTTGTCGGTTAGGCCACAGTCCTCGCTTCACAAGGGAAGTCATCTCTAGTGCTTCGTTTGAATGGATTGATAGGCAGTACCTGCCCTATATTTCGAGTGATTGATTGTTGTGGGCATCTATATATGCTCCTAATAGACAGAACCTATTTATTCTGGTTAAGTGATGACATCAGTCAATCTGTCCAGCTTGAATGAAGAAGACTTTGAGACAGAAGTAAACGAACTGCTTAAAGAAACAAACTGATTGATGCAATACGAATGCGCATATTGTGATATCGAGCGAGGTCAAGTCGAAACGCCcacctcactcactcacgTACGATGGCTGCTAGCTAGTAAACGTAACCGCCATAACACCCTgactatatatatatatattcGTGGAAGACAACATCCCCAGAAAGGCAATCTGAGTAAGAGCTTCTTATTGAGCGACTTTTTCCTCATTCTGGGCTTTTGAAAATCATCGGCTTCGTTCGTATGGCCCCTCAGCTCCATCTTCAGTTTCCTTCCTGTGCGTAAATAAGTATCAGCCTAGATAGACATGCTCATCAGCATGAGCCGGGCGGGCAGGCCAACTGAGAGGGGTTATCGAGGTGAAGTATCATACGAAGAACTAGTCCTCGCAGCTCGAGACGTATCAATAAGCAGTGAGCTGCCTACACGACCCGAAAGTGTTTTAGAGACACTGGAAACCTACGTTGGTTCATCGACTGTCTTCCTGATTCTTGGCATTGTAGGTGTTCTGCATATATCCAATTTACACTTGCATATTTTGTATCTGTTTCTCCCAATTGTCTATGCTGtgaaggggaggaggttTCAGAAAGGTTCACGGTTTCACCCCTTGAAACCAAAGCTGGTCAGGCAAAGAAAGAAGTCAGAGACGAGTGTTCCCTTGCGCTGACAGTTGTCGGCATCTCGCCCAACCAAGAATGAGCCATTGGAGTTACTCGTGAAGGAGCACAAAAGAACTCGAAGGTACATGCTACTGCTATGTCCAAGGGGCTTTATCCTTACGGAAAGTGCGTTGTCCATTGCATC from the Colletotrichum destructivum chromosome 10, complete sequence genome contains:
- a CDS encoding Putative IMP-specific 5-nucleotidase, HAD-like superfamily; amino-acid sequence: MTTRYRVEYALKTHRRDQFIEWIKGLLAVPFVLYSQPTGVFDTRATSIAHMAEESHRRYAEIFRDVEHMIDDHFTRQAEANNLPSKLKMLVPSAGPFFTRLPLEAAFNHMDTRRLISSRRYVSPSFNDVRLILNAAQIMAVTATPDSPLQLATFDGDVTLYDDGESLEPSSPLIPRLLDLLRKDIKIGIVTAAGYTTADRYYARLHGLLDAIAASTDLTPTQKESIVIMGGEANYLFEYAPQSPHLLSPVPLEQWLTPEMAAWSESDITALLDVAEAALLDCVKTLNLPATLLRKDRAVGIIPTDPSIRIPRESLEETVLVVQKILELSALGSAARAPGGGDSPTTAGPRPRVPFCAFNGGRDVFVDIGDKSWGVTVCQRWFAAKAGRAEQPIAGENTLHIGDQFLSAGSNDFKARSVGTTAWIASPAETTELLDDLIARV